In Elephas maximus indicus isolate mEleMax1 chromosome 7, mEleMax1 primary haplotype, whole genome shotgun sequence, the following proteins share a genomic window:
- the RAG1 gene encoding V(D)J recombination-activating protein 1, whose protein sequence is MAVSLPPSLGLNSAPEEIQHPHIKFSEWKFKLFRVRSFGKSSEEAQTEKKDSSEGRPSLEQSPAVLDKAVGQKPALTQPALKIHSNFLKKSCDNGKARDTAIHQANLRHLCRICGNSFKTDGHNRRYPVHGPVDGKTQGLLRKKEKRVTSWPDLIAKVFRIDVKADVDLIHPTEFCHNCWSIMHRKFSHAPSELYFPRNATMEWHAHTPSCDICHAARRGLKRKSHQPSLQLSKKLKTVADRARQACQCKRRAQTRISNKEVMKRIPNCSKIHLSTKLLAVDYPVHFVKSISCQICKHILADPVETSCKHVFCRICILRCLKVMGSYCPSCQYPCFSTDLESPVKSFLSILNSLMVKCPAKECSEEVSLEKYNHHVSSHKESKETFVHINKGGRPRQHLLSLTRRAQKHRLRELKLQVKAFADKEEGGDVKSVCLTLFLLVLRARNEHRQADELEAIMQGRGSGLQPAVCLAIRINTFLSCSQYHKMYRTVKAITGRQIFQPLHALRNAEKVLLPGYHPFEWQPPLKNVSSSTNIGIIDGLSGLSSSVDDYPVDTIAKRFRYDSALVSALMDMEEDILEGMKSQDLDDYLNGPFTVVVKESCDGMGDVSEKHGSGPVVPEKAVRFSFTIMNITVAQGSQNVKVFEEAKPNSELCCKPLCLMLADESDHETLTAILSPLIAEREAMKSSKLMLEMGGILRTFKFIFRGTGYDEKLVREVEGLEASGSVYICTLCDATRLEASQNLVFHSITRSHAENLERYEVWRSNPYHESVEELRDRVKGVSAKPFIETVPSIDALHCDIGNAAEFYKIFQLEIGEAYKNPDASKEERKRWQATLDKHLRKRMNLKPIMRMNGNFARKLMTKETVEAVCELIPSEERHEALRELIDLYLKMKPVWRSSCPAKECPESLCQYSFNSQRFAELLSTKFKYRYEGKITNYFHKTLAHVPEIIERDGSIGAWASEGNESGNKLFRRFRKMNARQSKCYEMEDVLKHHWLYTSKYLQKFMNAHNALKNSGFTMNSQASLGDPLGLEDSLEIQDSMEF, encoded by the coding sequence AtggctgtttctctgccacccaGCCTGGGACTCAATTCTGCCCCAGAAGAAATTCAGCACCCACATATTAAATTTTCAGAATGGAAATTTAAGCTCTTCAGGGTGAGATCTTTTGGAAAGTCATCTGAAGAAGCTCAAACAGAAAAGAAGGATTCCTCAGAGGGGAGACCCTCTCTGGAACAATCGCCAGCAGTTCTGGACAAGGCTGTTGGTCAGAAGCCAGCGCTGACTCAACCAGCATTAAAGATTCACTCTAACTTTTTGAAAAAGTCCTGTGACAATGGGAAAGCAAGAGACACAGCGATCCACCAAGCCAACCTTCGACATCTGTGCCGCATCTGTGGAAATTCTTTTAAAACTGATGGGCACAACAGGAGATATCCAGTCCATGGCCCCGTGGATGGTAAAACCCAAGGCCTTTTAagaaagaaggagaagagagTCACTTCCTGGCCAGATCTCATTGCCAAGGTTTTTCGGATCGACGTGAAGGCGGATGTTGACTTGATCCACCCCACTGAGTTCTGCCATAACTGCTGGAGCATCATGCACAGGAAGTTTAGCCATGCCCCATCTGAGCTTTACTTCCCCAGGAATGCAACCATGGAGTGGCACGCCCACACACCATCCTGTGACATCTGCCATGCTGCCCGTCGGGGACTCAAGAGGAAGAGTCATCAGCCAAGTCTGCAGCTCAGCAAAAAACTCAAAACTGTGGCTGACCGAGCAAGACAAGCCTGCCAGTGTAAGAGAAGAGCTCAGACAAGGATCAGCAATAAGGAAGTCATGAAGAGGATTCCCAACTGCAGTAAGATACACCTTAGCACCAAGCTCCTTGCAGTGGATTACCCAGTGCACTTTGTGAAATCTATTTCCTGCCAGATTTGTAAACACATTTTGGCTGACCCCGTGGAGACCAGCTGTAAGCATGTATTTTGCAGGATCTGCATTCTCAGATGCCTCAAAGTCATGGGCAGCTATTGTCCCTCTTGCCAATATCCCTGCTTCTCTACTGACCTGGAGAGTCCAGTGAAGTCCTTTCTGAGCATCCTAAACTCTCTGATGGTGAAGTGTCCAGCAAAAGAGTGCAGTGAGGAGGTCAGCTTGGAAAAATATAATCATCATGTCTCAAGCCACAAGGAATCAAAAGAGACTTTTGTGCATATTAACAAAGGGGGCCGACCCCGCCAGCATCTCCTGTCCCTGACCCGGAGAGCTCAGAAGCACCGTCTGAGGGAGCTCAAGCTGCAAGTCAAGGCTTTCGCTGACAAAGAAGAAGGTGGAGATGTGAAGTCTGTGTGCCTAACCTTGTTCCTGCTGGTACTGAGGGCGAGGAATGAGCACAGACAAGCTGATGAGCTGGAGGCCATTATGCAGGGCCGGGGGTCTGGCCTGCAGCCAGCTGTCTGTTTGGCCATCCGTATCAACACCTTCCTTAGCTGCAGCCAGTATCACAAGATGTACAGGACTGTGAAAGCCATCACAGGGAGGCAGATTTTTCAGCCTTTGCATGCCCTTCGGAATGCTGAGAAGGTCCTTCTGCCAGGCTACCATCCCTTTGAGTGGCAGCCACCTCTGAAGAATGTGTCTTCTAGTACTAATATAGGCATCATTGATGGACTGTCTGGACTATCCTCCTCTGTGGATGATTACCCAGTGGACACCATCGCAAAGAGATTCCGCTATGACTCAGCTTTGGTGTCTGCTTTGATGGACATGGAAGAAGACATCTTGGAAGGCATGAAATCTCAAGACCTTGATGACTACCTAAATGGCCCCTTCACTGTAGTGGTGAAGGAGTCTTGTGATGGAATGGGAGATGTGAGTGAGAAACACGGGAGTGGACCAGTAGTACCAGAAAAGGCAGTTCGTTTTTCATTCACAATCATGAATATTACTGTAGCACAAGGCTCACAGAATGTGAAGGTGTTTGAGGAAGCCAAACCTAACTCTGAACTGTGTTGCAAGCCATTGTGCCTTATGCTAGCAGATGAGTCTGATCACGAGACCCTGACTGCCATCCTGAGCCCTCTCATTGCAGAGAGGGAGGCCATGAAGAGCAGCAAATTAATGCTTGAGATGGGAGGCATCCTCAGGACTTTCAAGTTCATCTTTAGGGGCACTGGATATGATGAAAAACTTGTCCGGGAAGTGGAAGGCCTCGAAGCTTCTGGCTCAGTCTACATTTGTACCCTTTGTGATGCCACCCGCCTGGAAGCCTCGCAAAATCTTGTCTTCCACTCCATCACCAGAAGCCATGCTGAGAACCTGGAGCGCTATGAGGTCTGGCGTTCCAACCCCTACCACGAGTCTGTGGAAGAACTGAGAGACCGGGTGAAAGGGGTCTCAGCCAAACCTTTCATTGAGACAGTTCCTTCCATAGATGCACTCCACTGTGACATTGGCAATGCGGCTGAGTTCTACAAGATTTTCCAGCTAGAGATAGGTGAGGCGTATAAGAATCCCGATGCTtccaaagaggaaaggaaaagatggCAGGCCACATTAGACAAACATCTCCGAAAGAGGATGAACCTaaaaccaatcatgaggatgaatGGCAACTTTGCCAGGAAGCTTATGACCAAAGAGACTGTCGAAGCAGTTTGTGAATTAATTCCCTCTGAGGAGAGGCACGAGGCGCTGAGGGAGCTGATAGACCTTTACCTGAAGATGAAACCCGTTTGGCGATCATCATGTCCTGCTAAAGAGTGCCCAGAATCTCTGTGCCAGtacagtttcaactcacagcgttTTGCTGAGCTCCTCTCTACCAAGTTCAAGTATAGATATGAGGGCAAAATCACCAATTATTTTCACAAAACCCTGGCACATGTCCCTGAAATTATCGAGAGGGATGGATCTATTGGGGCATGGGCAAGTGAGGGAAATGAGTCTGGCAACAAACTGTTCAGACGCTTCCGGAAAATGAATGCCAGGCAGTCCAAGTGCTATGAAATGGAAGACGTCCTGAAACACCACTGGTTGTACACCTCCAAATATCTCCAGAAGTTCATGAATGCTCATAATGCATTAAAAAACTCTGGGTTTACCATGAACTCGCAGGCAAGCTTAGGGGACCCATTAGGCCTAGAGGACTCTCTGGAAATTCAAGATTCAATGGAATTCTAA
- the RAG2 gene encoding V(D)J recombination-activating protein 2, giving the protein MSLQMVTVGNNIALIQPGFSLMHFDGQVFFFGQKGWPKRACPTGVFHFDVKHNHLKLKPAVFSKDSCYLPPLRYPAICTFKGSFESEQHQYIIHGGKTPNNELSDKIYVMSAVCKNNKRITFRCIEKDLVGDVPEARYGHSIDVVYSRGKSMGVLFGGRSYVPAAQRTTEKWNRVVDCLPHVFLVDFEFGCSTSYILPELQDGLSFHVSIARNDTIYILGGHSLANNIRPANLYRIRVDLPLGSPAVSCTVLSGGISVSSAILTQTSNDEFVIVGGYQLEDKKRMVCNIVSLEDNKIEIREMETPDWTPDIKHSKIWFGGNMGNGTIFLGIPGDNKQAVSETFYFYMLKCAEDDVNEDQKTFTNSQTSTEDTGDSTPFEDSEEFCFSAEAYSFDGDDEFDTYNEDDEEDESVTGYWIKCCRTCDVDINTWVPFYSTELNKPAMIYCSHEDGHWVHAQCMDLAESTLIQLSEGSNKYYCNEHVAIARALQTPKRALPLKKPPLKSLRKKGPGKILTPAKKSFLRRLFN; this is encoded by the coding sequence ATGTCACTGCAAATGGTAACAGTCGGTAATAATATAGCCCTAATTCAACCAGGCTTCTCACTGATGCATTTTGACGGACAAGTTTTCTTCTTCGGCCAGAAAGGTTGGCCTAAGAGAGCCTGCCCCACTGGTGTTTTCCATTTTGACGTAAAGCATAACCATCTCAAACTGAAGCCTGCAGTTTTTTCCAAGGATTCCTGCTATCTTCCTCCTCTTCGCTACCCAGCCATTTGCACATTCAAAGGCAGCTTTGAGTCTGAACAACATCAATACATTATCCATGGGGGAAAAACGCCAAACAATGAGCTTTCAGATAAGATTTATGTCATGTCTGCTGTTTgcaagaacaacaaaagaattacTTTTCGCTGCATAGAGAAGGATTTAGTAGGAGATGTTCCTGAGGCCAGGTATGGCCATTCCATTGATGTGGTGTATAGTCGGGGGAAAAGCATGGGAGTTCTTTTTGGAGGACGTTCATACGTACCTGCTGCCCAAAGAACCACAGAAAAATGGAATAGAGTAGTTGACTGCCTGCCTCATGTTTTCTTGGTGGATTTTGAATTTGGGTGCTCTACATCATACATTCTTCCAGAACTTCAGGATGGGCTATCTTTTCATGTCTCCATTGCCAGAAATGATACCATTTATATTTTAGGAGGCCATTCACTGGCCAATAACATCCGCCCTGCCAACCTGTACAGGATAAGGGTTGATCTCCCCCTGGGCAGCCCAGCTGTGAGTTGCACAGTCTTGTCAGGAGGAATCTCTGTCTCCAGTGCAATCTTGACTCAAACTAGCAATGATGAATTTGTTATTGTTGGTGGCTATCAGCTTGAGGATAAAAAAAGAATGGTCTGTAACATTGTCTCTTTGGAGGACAACAAAATAGAAATTCGGGAGATGGAGACCCCAGATTGGACCCCAGATATTAAGCACAGCAAGATATGGTTTGGAGGCAACATGGGAAATGGAACCATTTTCCTTGGGATACCAGGAGACAATAAACAGGCTGTTTCAGaaacattttatttctatatgttGAAATGTGCTGAAGACGATGTGAACGAAGATCAGAAAACATTCACAAACAGTCAGACATCAACAGAAGATACAGGGGACTCCACTCCCTTTGAAGACTCAGAAGAATTTTGTTTCAGTGCAGAAGCATATAGTTTTGATGGTGATGATGAATTTGACACCTATAATGAAGATGATGAGGAAGATGAGTCAGTGACAGGCTACTGGATTAAATGCTGCCGTACTTGTGATGTGGATATCAACACGTGGGTACCATTCTATTCAACTGAACTCAACAAACCCGCCATGATCTACTGCTCTCATGAAGATGGGCACTGGGTCCATGCCCAGTGCATGGATCTCGCAGAAAGCACGCTCATTCAACTATCGGAAGGAAGCAACAAATACTACTGCAATGAGCATGTGGCAATAGCAAGAGCACTACAAACCCCCAAAAGAGCCCTACCGTTAAAGAAGCCCCCACTGAAATCCCTCCGCAAAAAAGGCCCTGGGAAAATCTTAACTCCTGCCAAGAAATCATTTCTTAGAAGGCTATTCAATTAG